Proteins encoded in a region of the Campylobacter showae CSUNSWCD genome:
- a CDS encoding DctP family TRAP transporter solute-binding subunit: protein MKIKLLSALLLSCALAGSAFAAGKTYTIKFSHVVAASTPKGKAADFFAKRVGELSGGAIKVEVYPAASLMDDDRVFGALKLGNVQMAAPSFSKFTPIVPQFQLFDLPFIFRDNAHLYAVQDGEVGQALKDMIAKKGFIALDFWDAGFKHFSSSKKPIVEPADAKGQKFRIQSSKVLEEQIKVVGGNPQVLPFSEVYPALQQGVVDATENPLSNFYNSKFYEAQSSLTLSSHGYLGYLVVMSEKFWKGLPDDMKAHVTQALKEATAFEREETAKEEEHILSELKKFASETKKLEIIELNADQKGKWAEAMKPIYPNFYNVIGQDLVEKTINTK, encoded by the coding sequence ATGAAAATTAAGTTACTTTCCGCACTGCTTCTTTCTTGCGCGCTTGCGGGCAGCGCGTTTGCCGCAGGCAAAACATACACGATCAAATTCTCCCACGTCGTGGCCGCCTCTACACCAAAAGGCAAGGCTGCCGACTTTTTTGCAAAACGTGTCGGCGAGCTTAGCGGCGGAGCGATCAAGGTCGAGGTATATCCTGCCGCATCGCTGATGGACGACGATAGAGTTTTTGGAGCGCTAAAGCTGGGCAACGTACAGATGGCTGCGCCTAGTTTTTCTAAATTTACGCCGATAGTGCCGCAGTTTCAGCTATTTGACCTGCCGTTTATCTTTAGAGACAACGCCCATCTTTACGCTGTTCAAGACGGCGAAGTCGGACAAGCTCTAAAAGATATGATTGCTAAAAAAGGCTTTATCGCGCTTGATTTTTGGGACGCAGGATTTAAGCATTTTAGCTCTAGCAAAAAGCCTATCGTAGAGCCTGCGGACGCTAAAGGACAAAAATTCCGTATCCAAAGCTCAAAAGTGCTTGAAGAGCAGATCAAAGTAGTCGGCGGCAACCCGCAAGTATTGCCGTTTTCAGAGGTTTATCCGGCCCTTCAGCAAGGCGTAGTCGATGCAACTGAAAACCCGCTATCAAACTTCTACAACTCCAAATTTTACGAGGCGCAAAGCTCTTTAACGCTTTCATCTCACGGATATTTGGGATATTTAGTCGTTATGAGCGAGAAATTTTGGAAAGGTTTGCCTGATGATATGAAGGCTCACGTAACGCAAGCTCTAAAAGAAGCTACGGCGTTTGAGCGCGAAGAGACGGCCAAGGAAGAAGAGCATATTTTAAGCGAGCTTAAAAAATTCGCAAGTGAGACCAAAAAGCTTGAGATCATCGAGCTAAACGCCGATCAAAAGGGCAAATGGGCGGAAGCTATGAAGCCGATTTATCCGAACTTTTACAACGTAATCGGTCAAGACCTAGTAGAAAAAACGATAAATACGAAGTAG
- the pyrE gene encoding orotate phosphoribosyltransferase, with the protein MDLEKIYKDAGAYLQGHFLLSSGNHSQFYLQSAKVLEDPQLAGALADELAAVIEKSGVEFDSVCSPALGGILAGYELARAAKKRFIFTERVERVMSLRRGFEVKKGEKFIVCEDIITTGGSAMEAARVIESLGGKVVAFAALANRGFCKVANLAGSVAKPSAKLPADKPFFALGNFEFEIFDPASCPLCADGSKAIKPGSRGN; encoded by the coding sequence ATGGATTTAGAAAAAATTTACAAGGACGCAGGCGCGTATTTACAGGGGCATTTTTTGCTTAGCAGCGGCAACCACTCGCAGTTTTATTTACAAAGCGCCAAAGTACTCGAGGATCCGCAGTTAGCCGGCGCTTTAGCGGACGAGCTAGCCGCCGTAATCGAAAAATCGGGCGTAGAGTTTGACAGCGTCTGTTCGCCCGCTCTAGGCGGCATTTTGGCAGGTTACGAGCTAGCTCGCGCGGCGAAAAAACGCTTTATTTTTACCGAGCGAGTCGAGCGCGTGATGAGCCTGCGACGCGGTTTTGAGGTGAAAAAAGGCGAGAAATTTATCGTTTGCGAGGACATCATCACTACGGGCGGCTCGGCGATGGAGGCCGCTCGCGTGATCGAGAGCCTAGGCGGCAAGGTGGTGGCGTTTGCCGCGCTTGCTAATCGCGGCTTTTGCAAGGTCGCAAATTTAGCGGGCAGCGTCGCAAAACCAAGCGCCAAACTACCCGCCGACAAGCCGTTTTTTGCGCTTGGAAACTTTGAGTTTGAGATTTTTGATCCCGCAAGCTGTCCGCTCTGCGCCGATGGAAGCAAGGCGATAAAGCCAGGCAGCAGAGGTAACTAA
- the sodB gene encoding superoxide dismutase [Fe], giving the protein MFELRKLPFDPKANAVVSEETCNYHHGKHHQTYINNLNNLIKGTEFEGASLFDILVKSSGGLFNNAAQVYNHDFYWDCIAKKSQMSDELKARLEKDIPNFKEEFLKAATTLFGSGWAWLVYNPKEDKLQIVQTSNAQTPVTDGLVPLLVADVWEHAYYVDHRNARPAYLEKLFENINWDFVSSAYEWALKEGLNSVKFYVSELHGGAKSCCGCGCH; this is encoded by the coding sequence ATGTTTGAACTTAGAAAACTGCCTTTCGATCCGAAAGCAAACGCCGTCGTAAGCGAGGAAACCTGTAACTATCACCACGGCAAACACCACCAAACCTATATCAATAACCTAAATAATTTGATAAAAGGTACCGAGTTTGAGGGCGCTAGCCTCTTTGATATCTTGGTAAAAAGCTCCGGCGGCCTGTTTAACAACGCAGCTCAGGTCTATAACCACGACTTTTACTGGGATTGTATCGCGAAAAAAAGCCAAATGAGCGACGAGCTAAAGGCACGCCTAGAAAAAGATATTCCAAATTTTAAAGAGGAGTTTTTAAAGGCTGCGACTACGCTTTTTGGCTCAGGCTGGGCATGGCTAGTTTATAATCCAAAGGAGGACAAACTGCAGATCGTACAAACTAGCAACGCGCAAACTCCGGTAACGGACGGCTTGGTGCCACTTCTAGTCGCGGACGTTTGGGAGCACGCATACTACGTAGATCACAGAAATGCGCGCCCGGCGTATTTGGAGAAGTTGTTTGAAAACATCAATTGGGATTTCGTCTCGAGCGCTTACGAGTGGGCGTTAAAAGAGGGGCTAAATTCGGTTAAATTTTACGTTTCCGAGCTTCACGGCGGCGCTAAATCTTGCTGCGGTTGCGGCTGCCATTAA
- a CDS encoding carbonic anhydrase, giving the protein MQGILDGAVKFMEEDFLEHKELFESLGEKQTPHTLFVGCIDSRVVPSLITNTVPGDLVVVRNIANIVPPYRKSEEFLATTSAIEYALQTLNVQNVIICGHSNCGGCAALWMDEAKFSKTPNVKRWLDLLEPVKKRVQKLFGDNIAKREWITERLSLVNSFENLLSYPDVKAKFKDGELKIYAWHYIIETGEIYNYNFVTKSFKLLGVEK; this is encoded by the coding sequence ATGCAAGGTATCTTAGACGGCGCCGTCAAATTTATGGAAGAAGATTTTTTAGAGCATAAGGAGCTTTTTGAAAGCCTGGGCGAGAAACAGACGCCGCACACTCTTTTTGTGGGATGTATCGACTCGCGCGTGGTGCCTAGCCTCATAACAAACACGGTTCCGGGCGACCTAGTAGTCGTGCGAAATATCGCAAACATCGTGCCTCCGTACCGCAAAAGCGAGGAGTTTTTGGCTACGACGTCGGCGATCGAGTACGCCTTGCAAACGCTAAACGTGCAAAACGTCATCATCTGCGGGCACAGTAACTGCGGCGGCTGCGCGGCTTTGTGGATGGACGAGGCTAAATTTAGCAAAACACCAAACGTAAAGCGCTGGCTAGATCTATTAGAGCCCGTAAAAAAGCGCGTGCAAAAGCTTTTCGGCGACAATATCGCAAAAAGAGAGTGGATAACCGAACGACTTAGCCTTGTAAATTCGTTTGAAAATCTACTGAGCTACCCCGACGTCAAGGCTAAATTTAAAGACGGAGAGCTAAAAATTTACGCCTGGCACTACATAATAGAAACCGGCGAAATTTACAACTATAACTTCGTAACGAAGAGCTTTAAACTGCTAGGAGTCGAGAAATGA
- a CDS encoding TRAP transporter small permease, producing MGKFFEILDVGIASVNKTVAVLGIAAGTLLAFVNVVMRYCFNTGWSWAGELTNYLFIWSAFFAAAYGFRKGIHISVTILIERFPAPIAKAYLIFANILTTVFLIFVVVYSVQYLQVMIELDFMSVDLGVPQWVPMLVLPIAFLGASYRAGEKIFQIAMTPSDKVIVNNEAEMIRDSVKKS from the coding sequence ATGGGCAAGTTTTTTGAGATTTTAGATGTCGGCATTGCCTCGGTAAACAAAACCGTGGCGGTGCTAGGCATCGCTGCAGGCACGCTGCTAGCCTTTGTTAACGTCGTGATGAGGTATTGCTTTAACACGGGCTGGTCGTGGGCCGGCGAGCTAACCAACTACCTTTTTATCTGGTCAGCGTTTTTTGCCGCCGCTTACGGCTTTAGAAAGGGCATACATATCTCGGTTACGATTTTGATCGAGAGATTTCCCGCTCCTATCGCCAAGGCCTACCTCATCTTCGCAAACATTCTAACGACGGTATTTTTGATATTTGTCGTAGTTTATAGCGTGCAGTATCTACAGGTGATGATCGAGCTTGATTTTATGAGTGTGGATCTAGGCGTGCCGCAGTGGGTGCCGATGCTGGTACTTCCGATAGCGTTTTTGGGTGCTAGCTACCGTGCCGGAGAGAAAATTTTCCAGATCGCTATGACGCCTTCGGATAAAGTCATCGTAAACAACGAAGCCGAGATGATACGCGACTCGGTCAAGAAAAGCTAA
- a CDS encoding mechanosensitive ion channel domain-containing protein: protein MKKILVAVFALCFGLNLLANTKIDDLNATDILSVVNQINEANAQIAVIKAQSAENNETADKNVLFKTVSEKKEKLIEQIPYLIMQIEIDEEQVQKFKHEMQNLESKIKRLKNSDNQNLYVKNMLELERMRLDGLFYSSLLNLENIFKEGGKAVDVRLAVEETLLSFQTEFYAQFKEFKDSLNEEALAAHKSELEALEAHKKTLEEILHYLRDNAELLTSNYIISELNLKTAIDFINEKASFTSKFNVGKAAIIFVVFLFFVSFTTLLSRLTLWALMKFFVKHDSDRQTKGRIVEIIKRPMLLTLIAYAIDICVSIAYYPAPMPIKFANFLAITFVIAVTWLILSVLNGYGMVLINELTKKSGRKEVINLILKIIYFIIFVIALLIVLSKLGFNVSAIIASLGIGGLAVALATKDILANFFASVMLLFDNSFSQGDWIVCGDIEGTVVEIGLRKTTVRTFDNALIFVPNSKLASDPIRNWSRRKMGRRIRMLIGLEYSATTEQIKKCVDEIKQMLIDHPDIAKGDDMGSKKASRYDRGIVSIDDLAGYKSNLFVVVDEFADSSINILVYCFSKTIVWGEFLAVKEDVMLKIMNIVEANGLGFAFPSQSLYVEEVKK, encoded by the coding sequence ATGAAAAAAATTTTAGTCGCCGTTTTTGCGCTGTGCTTTGGCTTAAATTTACTCGCAAATACCAAAATCGACGACCTAAACGCGACAGACATCCTAAGCGTCGTAAATCAAATCAACGAAGCAAACGCGCAGATCGCAGTTATCAAGGCGCAGTCGGCCGAAAATAACGAAACTGCCGATAAAAACGTGCTTTTTAAAACCGTCTCGGAGAAAAAAGAAAAGCTAATCGAGCAGATCCCTTACCTCATCATGCAAATCGAAATCGACGAGGAGCAGGTGCAGAAATTTAAGCACGAAATGCAAAATTTGGAATCAAAAATCAAACGGCTAAAAAACTCGGACAATCAAAATTTATACGTCAAAAATATGCTCGAGCTCGAGCGAATGCGGCTTGACGGGCTGTTTTACTCCTCGCTTTTAAATTTGGAAAATATCTTTAAAGAAGGCGGCAAAGCCGTGGACGTAAGGCTCGCCGTCGAGGAGACGCTACTTAGCTTTCAGACGGAGTTTTACGCGCAGTTTAAGGAGTTTAAGGATAGTCTAAACGAAGAAGCGCTCGCTGCGCACAAAAGCGAACTAGAGGCGCTAGAAGCGCACAAAAAGACGCTTGAAGAGATACTCCACTACCTGCGCGATAACGCCGAGCTACTCACGTCAAACTACATCATCTCGGAGCTAAATTTAAAAACGGCGATCGATTTTATCAACGAAAAGGCATCGTTTACGAGCAAATTTAACGTCGGCAAGGCGGCAATCATATTCGTCGTATTTTTATTTTTCGTCTCGTTTACGACGCTACTTAGCAGGCTCACGCTGTGGGCTTTGATGAAATTTTTCGTCAAGCACGACTCGGATAGACAGACAAAAGGGCGCATCGTAGAAATCATCAAACGCCCGATGCTACTCACCCTTATCGCATACGCGATAGATATATGCGTCTCGATCGCATATTATCCCGCTCCGATGCCGATAAAATTCGCAAATTTCCTAGCGATTACTTTTGTTATCGCCGTCACTTGGCTCATACTTAGCGTACTAAACGGCTACGGCATGGTGCTCATCAACGAACTCACCAAAAAAAGCGGGCGCAAAGAGGTGATAAATTTGATCCTAAAGATCATCTATTTCATCATCTTCGTTATCGCGCTGCTTATCGTGCTTAGCAAGCTCGGCTTTAACGTTAGCGCCATCATCGCATCTCTTGGTATCGGCGGCCTTGCGGTGGCTCTTGCGACTAAGGATATTTTGGCGAATTTCTTTGCTTCCGTTATGCTGCTCTTTGACAACTCATTCTCGCAGGGCGACTGGATCGTGTGCGGCGACATCGAGGGAACGGTCGTGGAGATCGGACTTAGGAAAACGACCGTGCGAACCTTTGACAACGCCCTTATATTTGTGCCAAACTCCAAGCTAGCTAGCGATCCGATCCGAAACTGGAGCAGGCGAAAGATGGGACGACGCATCAGGATGCTAATCGGATTAGAATACAGCGCCACGACCGAGCAGATCAAAAAATGCGTCGATGAGATCAAACAGATGCTGATTGATCACCCAGATATCGCAAAGGGCGACGATATGGGCTCGAAAAAGGCTAGCCGCTACGACCGCGGTATCGTCTCGATCGACGATCTGGCCGGTTATAAGTCAAATTTGTTCGTTGTAGTGGACGAGTTTGCCGATAGCTCGATAAATATCCTCGTGTACTGCTTTTCAAAGACGATAGTTTGGGGCGAGTTTTTGGCCGTCAAAGAGGACGTGATGCTAAAAATAATGAATATCGTAGAGGCCAACGGGCTTGGATTTGCCTTCCCTAGCCAGAGCCTATACGTCGAAGAAGTGAAAAAATAA
- the secG gene encoding preprotein translocase subunit SecG, with product MDSLFLVLQFIFAVVLTIAVLLQKSSSIGLGAYSGSNESLFGAKGPAGFLAKFTFVVGVLFILNTLALSYVYNTQSSKSLIDSVDTSSLPAAPEAVVPQAPNAPAAPASEQK from the coding sequence ATGGATTCGCTTTTTTTAGTATTGCAGTTTATTTTCGCGGTAGTTTTAACGATCGCCGTTTTGCTTCAGAAAAGCTCCTCTATCGGACTGGGTGCATATAGCGGTAGCAACGAAAGCCTATTTGGCGCAAAAGGACCGGCCGGATTTTTAGCCAAATTTACCTTCGTCGTGGGCGTTTTATTTATCCTAAACACTCTAGCGCTAAGCTACGTTTACAACACGCAAAGCAGCAAATCTCTAATAGATAGCGTCGATACTTCGTCGCTACCTGCAGCTCCTGAGGCAGTTGTTCCGCAAGCTCCTAATGCTCCTGCAGCTCCAGCAAGCGAGCAAAAATAA
- a CDS encoding polysaccharide deacetylase family protein produces MKKLVSALAFFAAVQLAFADAHIFNYHRFDDDRHPSTNISIKNLREQFDYFKEKGYEIIPLSKLVDAIKNGEPVSDNWVVLTVDDGYKSFYEKGLPVFLEYGYPFALMIYVEATARKYGDFMTFEQIKEMEKYGEVGYHSYGHLHMVGLNEEKLKNDFEDGISKFEKNMGYKPRYFAYPFGEYNDRVRDVAIEHGIEVILSQNSGAVAANSDLHELDRIPAMNGTHLPSALASKFLKAEWILPQDYPKDNKISELIIKTDENATHGYFSMTGQKTKKVKLENGQMTLKFNKPIDRYKVRMSLKVNGKTTTKILVKDINAE; encoded by the coding sequence GTGAAAAAATTAGTTTCCGCGCTCGCATTTTTTGCAGCGGTGCAGCTTGCGTTTGCAGACGCGCACATCTTTAACTATCACAGATTTGACGACGATAGGCATCCAAGTACAAACATCTCTATTAAAAATTTACGCGAGCAGTTTGATTATTTTAAAGAAAAAGGCTACGAGATCATCCCTCTCTCAAAGCTCGTGGACGCTATCAAAAACGGTGAGCCGGTATCTGATAACTGGGTTGTTTTAACGGTAGACGACGGCTACAAAAGCTTTTACGAAAAAGGCTTACCGGTATTTTTAGAGTACGGATATCCGTTTGCACTGATGATCTACGTCGAGGCCACCGCGCGAAAATACGGCGACTTTATGACCTTTGAGCAGATAAAAGAGATGGAAAAATACGGCGAAGTCGGCTATCACTCCTACGGCCACTTGCACATGGTCGGTCTTAACGAGGAAAAATTAAAAAACGACTTTGAGGACGGTATAAGCAAATTTGAAAAAAATATGGGCTACAAACCGCGCTATTTTGCTTATCCTTTTGGCGAATATAACGACAGAGTGCGCGATGTAGCAATTGAGCACGGCATCGAGGTGATACTGAGCCAAAACTCCGGTGCAGTCGCGGCAAACAGCGATCTACACGAACTAGACAGGATCCCTGCTATGAACGGCACTCACCTGCCGTCCGCGCTTGCGAGTAAATTTTTAAAAGCCGAATGGATACTACCACAAGACTATCCCAAAGACAATAAAATCAGCGAACTTATCATCAAAACCGACGAGAACGCGACGCACGGATACTTCTCGATGACAGGGCAAAAAACAAAAAAAGTCAAGCTTGAAAACGGGCAGATGACGCTTAAATTTAACAAGCCGATCGACCGCTATAAAGTGAGAATGAGCCTTAAGGTAAACGGAAAAACGACGACCAAAATTTTAGTAAAGGATATAAATGCTGAATGA
- the frr gene encoding ribosome recycling factor — translation MLNEIYKKQKEHSDKCIEGLKRDFSTLRTGKVNISIVDNIYVDYYGSQTPLNQVATVLTSDASTISITPWEKPMLKTITAAISAANIGVNPNNDGESVKLFFPPMTVEQRQENAKHAKAFGEKAKVSIRNIRKDANDEVKKLEKDKVITEDESKKGQDEVQKITDSYTSKIDSLVKEKENELLKV, via the coding sequence ATGCTGAATGAAATTTACAAAAAACAAAAAGAGCATAGCGACAAATGCATCGAGGGTCTAAAGCGCGACTTTAGCACGCTTCGCACAGGCAAGGTAAATATAAGCATAGTCGATAATATTTACGTGGATTATTACGGTAGCCAAACTCCTCTAAACCAAGTAGCCACCGTGCTAACAAGCGATGCTAGCACCATAAGCATTACGCCGTGGGAAAAACCGATGCTAAAAACCATCACTGCAGCGATCTCTGCGGCAAATATCGGCGTAAATCCGAACAACGATGGCGAGAGCGTGAAACTATTTTTCCCTCCGATGACGGTCGAGCAGCGCCAAGAAAACGCCAAGCACGCTAAGGCATTTGGCGAAAAGGCGAAAGTTAGCATCAGAAACATCAGAAAAGACGCTAACGACGAGGTTAAAAAGCTAGAAAAAGATAAAGTGATCACCGAAGACGAGAGCAAAAAAGGACAAGACGAAGTCCAAAAGATCACTGACAGCTACACGTCAAAGATCGACTCGCTCGTAAAAGAAAAAGAGAACGAGCTTTTAAAAGTCTAA
- a CDS encoding TRAP transporter large permease — protein MTIAFLFISLFGLMLIGVPVAVSLGASTVITMLLFTDLDVATIPQLIFDGINKFALMAIPMFILAGNLLSKGGSARRIIDFAKSMVGHLPGGLPMSAIFACVIFAAVSGSSPATVVAIGSIMFVAIKEAGYPKEYAVGGITTAGSLGILIPPSVVMIVYGVTAEVSIAQLFMAGVVPGLMLGGMMILQTYIGAKKLGFKATTPEPWSERVKKFGKAFWALLIVVVVIGGIYGGIFTPTEAAAASAIYALIISLFVYKDIKFKDLWDICLESAITTAMIFFIIANAVVFAYLLTSENIPQTIADSILAANIGKIGFLIIVNILLFIMGQFMEPSSVVMIMVPLLLPIATALGVDPVHFGILLIVNMEIGMITPPVGLNLFVASGLTGMNLKDVIVACLPWTLTLFVGLILVTYIPEISLWLPRLMYGG, from the coding sequence ATGACCATCGCATTTTTGTTTATCTCGCTGTTTGGCCTCATGCTAATAGGCGTTCCCGTCGCCGTTTCGCTTGGAGCTAGCACGGTTATCACGATGCTTCTTTTTACCGATCTTGACGTTGCGACGATACCTCAGCTCATCTTTGACGGTATCAACAAATTTGCCCTCATGGCGATTCCGATGTTTATCCTAGCTGGAAATTTACTGAGCAAGGGCGGTTCTGCTAGACGCATTATAGATTTTGCTAAATCCATGGTCGGACACCTGCCAGGCGGCCTACCGATGAGCGCGATATTTGCGTGCGTTATATTTGCTGCGGTTTCTGGTAGCTCGCCTGCTACGGTCGTAGCGATAGGATCTATCATGTTTGTCGCGATTAAAGAAGCAGGCTATCCAAAAGAATACGCCGTGGGCGGCATCACAACCGCGGGCTCTCTAGGCATCCTCATCCCGCCTTCGGTCGTTATGATCGTTTACGGCGTGACAGCTGAGGTCAGTATCGCGCAGCTATTTATGGCGGGCGTAGTGCCTGGGCTGATGCTAGGCGGCATGATGATACTTCAGACTTATATCGGAGCGAAAAAACTCGGATTTAAAGCTACTACGCCCGAGCCTTGGAGCGAGCGAGTAAAAAAATTCGGCAAGGCGTTTTGGGCGCTACTAATCGTAGTAGTCGTTATCGGCGGTATCTACGGCGGCATTTTTACACCAACAGAGGCTGCGGCGGCGAGCGCGATATATGCGCTGATTATTTCGCTATTTGTCTATAAGGATATCAAATTTAAAGACCTATGGGACATCTGCCTAGAGTCTGCCATCACGACGGCGATGATATTTTTCATCATCGCAAACGCGGTCGTGTTTGCGTATCTGCTAACTAGCGAAAACATCCCGCAGACGATAGCAGATAGCATCCTAGCCGCAAATATCGGCAAGATAGGCTTTTTAATCATCGTAAACATCCTACTTTTCATCATGGGACAGTTTATGGAGCCATCATCGGTCGTTATGATCATGGTGCCGCTACTGCTACCGATCGCGACTGCGCTAGGCGTGGATCCGGTGCACTTTGGTATCCTACTCATCGTAAATATGGAAATCGGCATGATCACGCCGCCCGTGGGCTTAAATTTATTCGTCGCGAGCGGCCTAACGGGCATGAATCTAAAAGACGTCATCGTAGCGTGCTTGCCATGGACTTTGACGCTATTTGTCGGACTTATTTTAGTGACGTATATCCCGGAGATCTCGCTTTGGTTACCGAGGCTGATGTACGGAGGCTGA
- a CDS encoding diguanylate cyclase domain-containing protein yields MYRVKLHICLTQDVKNKFEQYNKIPSKPRFEHKFELIKSACDIPVPIPDEHQYLIIASQDCEINLTELKKRIGENGFLAIYAKDTAKITSEQKEAADEIWPQAANLDDFYFEKALNLIAERKEAWLQKAWLETIINSSPDTIWFKDADGLYIDVKEFLNGHNAYCAQNTSKTAYGRSDHAAANKTSLLSEDIVKADGKLNKLKTYKTPIFDGMTIIGTIGIARDVTKEYEYLQNIEHLAHYDQLTGLANRNQLDAFLSKLKTTRMSILYMDLDRFKQVNDEHGHQAGDKALVAISDLIKEIFNDAMNVRIGGDEFISIFTDGANMQSIASRVQILIDRFFKICQENPLFNRLSVSAGIAEGQIGHGSFDLLLQRADDALYKAKRAGRGTYYINPWKDFEQK; encoded by the coding sequence ATGTACCGCGTCAAACTGCATATTTGTTTAACCCAAGATGTAAAAAATAAATTTGAACAATACAACAAAATACCGTCCAAACCGCGCTTTGAGCATAAATTTGAACTCATAAAAAGCGCCTGCGACATCCCTGTGCCCATCCCAGACGAGCACCAGTATCTAATCATCGCAAGCCAGGATTGCGAGATAAATTTAACCGAGCTAAAAAAACGTATCGGCGAAAACGGCTTTTTGGCGATTTACGCAAAGGATACCGCAAAGATAACGAGCGAGCAAAAAGAGGCCGCAGATGAAATTTGGCCGCAAGCTGCAAATTTAGACGATTTTTACTTTGAAAAAGCGCTAAATTTAATCGCCGAACGAAAAGAAGCATGGTTGCAAAAAGCCTGGCTAGAAACCATCATAAACTCATCTCCAGATACAATCTGGTTTAAGGATGCCGATGGATTATATATAGATGTAAAAGAATTCCTTAACGGCCATAACGCATACTGCGCTCAAAATACATCTAAAACAGCCTATGGACGCTCCGATCATGCCGCCGCAAACAAGACTAGCCTCCTTAGCGAAGATATAGTAAAAGCTGACGGAAAGCTAAATAAACTAAAAACATATAAAACGCCGATATTTGACGGAATGACGATTATCGGCACCATCGGCATCGCTCGCGACGTGACGAAAGAGTACGAGTATCTGCAAAACATCGAACATCTAGCCCATTACGACCAACTTACGGGACTAGCCAACCGCAACCAGCTGGATGCCTTTTTAAGTAAGCTAAAAACCACGCGCATGAGCATACTTTATATGGATCTAGACCGCTTTAAACAGGTAAACGACGAACACGGACACCAAGCCGGCGACAAGGCCCTAGTCGCAATATCAGATCTAATAAAAGAGATTTTTAACGATGCAATGAACGTACGTATCGGCGGCGACGAGTTTATATCGATATTTACAGACGGCGCAAATATGCAAAGCATCGCATCTCGCGTGCAAATTTTGATCGACCGATTTTTTAAAATTTGTCAAGAAAATCCACTATTTAACAGGCTATCCGTAAGCGCCGGCATCGCAGAGGGTCAAATCGGACACGGATCGTTTGATCTACTGCTTCAACGCGCCGATGACGCCCTTTATAAAGCAAAACGCGCAGGACGCGGCACATACTACATAAATCCATGGAAGGATTTTGAGCAAAAATAA
- a CDS encoding Bax inhibitor-1/YccA family protein, whose amino-acid sequence MSLYDRNYANSREHEVASEYSQSALSTFIKQTYQLFAASLLAASVGAYVGLYSSLGATVAGNYWLFVILELGLLVGLMFAKRKSGLNLILLFAFTFVSGLTLTPILGRTFAMPGGAAIVAQAFTLTTVAFGGLSVFAMNTKRDFTAMGKMLFITLIVLLVAAIINIFFHSPVLQLAIASVGAVLFSAYILYDTQNIIRGNYETPIEGAVALYLDFVNLFVSLLQILGIFSRDD is encoded by the coding sequence ATGAGTTTATATGACAGAAACTATGCAAACTCAAGAGAGCACGAGGTTGCGAGCGAATATTCGCAAAGCGCGCTTAGCACGTTTATCAAGCAAACCTATCAGCTTTTCGCGGCTTCGCTTTTAGCCGCCAGCGTCGGAGCTTACGTCGGGCTTTATAGCTCGCTGGGAGCTACGGTGGCGGGCAACTATTGGCTATTTGTGATACTTGAGCTAGGACTTTTGGTGGGCCTAATGTTTGCTAAACGCAAATCGGGCTTAAATTTGATCCTGCTTTTTGCCTTTACTTTCGTTAGCGGACTTACGCTTACGCCTATTTTGGGACGCACCTTTGCGATGCCAGGAGGCGCGGCGATAGTAGCTCAGGCCTTTACGCTTACGACCGTGGCATTTGGCGGACTTAGCGTGTTTGCTATGAATACCAAGCGCGACTTTACCGCGATGGGCAAGATGCTTTTCATCACACTTATCGTTTTACTCGTGGCTGCGATCATAAATATATTTTTCCACAGCCCGGTTTTACAGCTTGCGATCGCTAGCGTGGGTGCGGTTTTATTTAGCGCGTATATCCTTTACGATACGCAAAATATCATCCGCGGCAACTACGAAACTCCGATCGAGGGCGCAGTCGCTCTTTATCTTGATTTCGTGAATTTGTTCGTTTCTTTACTTCAAATTTTAGGCATTTTTAGTAGAGATGACTAA